The following proteins are co-located in the Xiphophorus hellerii strain 12219 chromosome 2, Xiphophorus_hellerii-4.1, whole genome shotgun sequence genome:
- the LOC116729707 gene encoding carboxypeptidase A1-like, with the protein MKGFWFLLVLVSVARSERLFTGDQVIRVDAQSEEQLKLLQILESEEKWNLDFWRHPVSTELPVDVRVPRSHLGALKEYLNAHSIPFTVMIDDVQELLDQEKAEMRENHIRQHNTRDFNFGAYHPLETIYSWMDTLVDQHPNLVTKLEIGQSYENRPMYVLKFSTGGTNRPAIWMDLGIHSREWVSQATGVWTANKIATDYDTDASLTAVLKTMDIYMLIVANPDGYVFSHTNDRMWRKTRSPNSGSVCVGVDPNRNWDAGFGGPGASTNPCSETYQGSSAHSEIEVKNIVNLIQSHGNFKSFISVHAYSQLLMYPYGYTCRSAADQAELDSVGRAAVQKLTSLYGTTYKVGSICTIIYQASGGSIDWSYDVGIKYSFAFELRDTGRYGFILPADQIIPTASETWLALKHIMEYVHDHPY; encoded by the exons ATGAAAGGTTTTTGGTTTCTGCTGGTGCTTGTGTCTGTAGCCAGATCTGAGAGGCTCTTCACTGG TGACCAGGTCATCAGAGTCGACGCTCAATCGGAGGAACAGCTCAAGCTGCTGCAGATTCTGGAGTCTGAGGAAAAATGGAAT CTGGACTTCTGGCGCCACCCGGTGTCCACAGAGCTTCCCGTTGATGTCCGAGTGCCCCGCAGCCACCTTGGTGCTCTGAAGGAGTACCTGAACGCCCACAGCATCCCTTTCACTGTCATGATTGACGACGTCCAG GAGCTGCTCGATCAGGAGAAAGCTGAGATGAGAGAGAACCATATCAGGCAGCACAACACCAGGGACTTCAACTTTGGAGCCTATCATCCTCTGGAGACG ATCTACAGCTGGATGGACACGCTGGTGGATCAGCACCCAAATCTGGTGACTAAGTTGGAAATCGGCCAATCTTATGAGAACAGACCCATGTACGTTCTCAAG TTCAGCACTGGAGGCACCAATCGCCCTGCTATCTGGATGGACTTGGGTATTCACTCCAGGGAGTGGGTGTCTCAGGCCACTGGAGTGTGGACAGCCAACAAG ATCGCCACTGATTATGATACCGATGCCTCTCTGACCGCCGTTCTGAAAACCATGGACATTTACATGCTTATTGTGGCCAACCCTGATGGCTATGTTTTCTCCCACACCAAT GACCGGATGTGGCGTAAGACGCGTTCTCCAAACTCAGGCTCTGTGTGTGTCGGAGTCGATCCCAACAGGAACTGGGATGCAGGATTTGGTG GCCCCGGTGCCAGTACCAATCCCTGCTCTGAAACCTATCAAGGCTCCTCTGCTCACTCTGAGATCGAGGTGAAGAACATTGTGAACCTCATCCAGAGCCACGGCAACTTCAAGTCCTTCATCTCCGTCCACGCCTACTCCCAGCTCCTCATGTACCCCTACGGCTACACCTGCAGGAGCGCCGCTGATCAGGCTGAGCTG GACTCTGTTGGCCGTGCTGCAGTGCAGAAGCTCACGTCCCTCTACGGCACCACATACAAGGTTGGAAGCATCTGCACCATCATCT ATCAAGCCAGTGGTGGGAGCATTGACTGGTCCTACGATGTGGGCATCAAATACTCTTTTGCCTTTGAGCTGAGGGACACCGGTCGCTATGGTTTCATTCTTCCTGCCGATCAGATTATCCCCACTGCCTCAGAAACTTGGTTAGCCCTGAAGCACATCATGGAGTATGTTCATGACCACCCATATTAG